Proteins encoded in a region of the Bombyx mori chromosome 23, ASM3026992v2 genome:
- the RpS13 gene encoding ribosomal protein S13 encodes MGRMHAPGKGISQSALPYRRSVPTWLKLTADDVKEQIYKLGKKGLTPSQIGVMLRDSHGVAQVRFVTGKKILRIMKAMGLAPDLPEDLYYLIKKAVAMRKHLERNRKDKDSKFRLILVESRIHRLARYYKTKSVLPPNWKYESSTASALVA; translated from the exons ATGGGTCGTATGCACGCTCCTGG TAAGGGTATCTCCCAGTCGGCGCTGCCTTACCGCCGCAGTGTCCCTACCTGGTTGAAATTGACTGCCGACGATGTAAAGGAACAAATTTACAAACTTGGAAAGAAGGGTCTCACTCCCTCACAAATTG gTGTAATGCTGAGGGATTCACATGGAGTTGCCCAAGTAAGATTCGTAACTGGCAAAAAGATCCTCCGTATCATGAAGGCAATGGGTCTAGCTCCTGACTTACCGGAGGATCTTTACTACCTGATCAAGAAAGCTGTTGCAATGAGAAAGCACTTGGAACGCAACAGGAAAGACAAAGACAGCAAATTCAGGCTTATTTTAGTAGAGTCCAGGATTCACAGACTGGCCCGTTATTACAAAACTAAGAGTGTGCTTCCTCCTAACTGGAAATATGAGTCTAGCACTGCTTCAGCTCTTGTggcttaa
- the LOC101743947 gene encoding ras-related protein Rab-39B codes for MVDPIFDYQFRLILIGDSTVGKSSLLKYFTDGKFAELSDPTVGVDFFARIIEIQDGTRIKLQLWDTAGQERFRSITKSYYRNSVGALLVYDVSNRSSFEHIPLWMMEAKRHIEPHRPVFALVGCKLDLVGSDNKSESRREVSCEEARLFAEENGLHHIETSAKTGLNVEQAFVLVAQEVYNRIQTGEYKVEDGWDGIKTGFNRPNGTDFNLLEAEAVHSTCC; via the exons atGGTCGATCCGATATTTGATTATCAGTTCAGGCTTATCCTAATCGGAGATAGCACGGTCGGCAAGAGTTCTCTGCTTAAGTATTTTACAGACGGGAAGTTCGCTGAG CTATCTGATCCGACTGTGGGCGTAGATTTCTTCGCTAGAATCATCGAGATCCAAGATGGAACAAGGATTAAACTACAACTCTGGGACACGGCTGGACAGGAGAGATTTCGTTCCATCACGAAATCGTATTATAGAAACTCTGTTGGAGCTTTGTTGGTGTACGACGTCTCGAACAGATCCAGTTTCGAACATATACCATTATGGATGATGGAAGCCAAGAGGCACATAGAACCTCACAGACCAGTGTTCGCATTGGTTGGCTGTAAGCTCGACCTAGTCGGAAGTGATAACAAGAGTGAATCAAGACGAGAAGTGTCATGTGAAGAAGCCAGGCTATTTGCTGAGGAAAACG GCCTACATCACATAGAAACATCAGCAAAAACTGGATTAAATGTCGAGCAGGCATTTGTACTTGTAGCTCAAGAAGTCTACAACCGAATCCAGACTGGTGAGTATAAAGTGGAAGACGGATGGGACGGAATAAAAACAGGATTCAATCGACCAAATGGTACTGATTTCAATTTACTTGAAGCAGAAGCTGTACACTCAACGTGCTGTTAG
- the LOC101743795 gene encoding trafficking protein particle complex subunit 5: protein MNMSSSRSKSSILDKPLRKGKGEVSLAFYALLFSEIVQYSQNRSHSIQDLQFKLSEIGQDVGTRLLDLYFVRERNSKREIKLLNMLLFIKSTLWKVLFGKEADKLEHANDDERTYYIIEKDALVNKFISVPKDKGSLNCAIFNAGIIEAVLTRSGFPAKVTAHWHKGTTYMVKFDDSVITRDKTLDDR from the exons ATGAACATGTCCTCCAGTCGTTCGAAATCATCAATATTAGATAAACCATTACGAAAAGGGAAAGGGGAGGTCTCTTTAGCCTTTTATGCCCTTTTATTTTCTGAAATTGTTCAGTATAGTCAGAATCGATCGCATTCGATACAAGATCTACAGTTTAa ATTGTCTGAAATCGGACAAGATGTGGGCACGAGACTGCTCGACTTGTATTTTGTGAGAGAGAGAAATAGCAAACGTGAGATAAAACTGCTGAATATGTTACTGTTTATCAAGTCTACTTTATGGAAG GTGCTTTTTGGTAAAGAAGCTGATAAACTGGAACATGCAAATGATGATGAAAGGACCTACTATATTATCGAGAAAGATGCTCTT GTAAATAAGTTTATAAGTGTACCAAAAGACAAGGGTTCATTAAACTGTGCCATCTTCAATGCTGGCATCATTGAAGCTGTTTTAACTAGGAGCGGATTT CCAGCAAAGGTGACAGCACACTGGCACAAGGGAACAACATACATGGTCAAGTTCGATGATTCAGTAATCACCAGAGACAAAACATTGGATGATCGTTAA
- the LOC101746156 gene encoding uncharacterized protein LOC101746156 has product MANNYGLSDAELNLIKTQASRRAEMRREFLKQRTNPWKNASEAGYVFDTALQRFLSMKVTQFEYFTVNKRTSLFGFFVIVVPMFTFGTLIWNERTQREQKIRSGELRYKDRLFKLVFTKMSGYGFSETDCKIILKQIERRAKFRQEFLKLKSDPCKHSQEAGYVFDPAIQRFLSMKSCQVEYFKPCFRTARFAILTIIVPMCTLGVLIWNDRTEREQKIRRGELRYKDRLFKLA; this is encoded by the exons ATGGCAAATAACTACGGCTTATCTGATGCAGAACTCAACCTTATTAAAACCCAAGCCTCAAGGCGTGCTGAAATGAGACGGGAGTTCTTGAAACAAAGAACAAACCCCTGGAAAAACGCTTCGGAGGCTGGTTATGTT TTCGACACAGCATTGCAAAGGTTTCTGTCCATGAAAGTAACACAGTTTGAATATTTTACCGTAAACAAGCGAACTAGTTTGTTtggattttttgttattgttgtaccCATGTTTACATTTGGTACCTTGATATGGAACGAGAGAACGCAGCGTGAACAGAAGATTCGCAGTGGAGAGCTCCGTTACAAAGACAGACTCTTCAAGCTA GTTTTTACAAAAATGTCTGGATATGGTTTTTCAGAGACTGATTGCAAAATAATTCTGAAACAAATAGAAAGGAGAGCTAAATTTAGGCAGGAATTTCTGAAACTAAAAAGTGATCCTTGTAAACACTCTCAAGAGGCTGGTTATGTT tttGATCCGGCCATCCAAAGGTTTTTGTCAATGAAGAGCTGTCAAGTGGAATATTTCAAACCGTGTTTTAGAACAGCGAGGTTTGCTATTTTAACGATCATAGTACCTATGTGCACATTAGGTGTCTTGATATGGAATGATCGTACTGAGCGCGAACAGAAGATCCGAAGAGGAGAGCTTCGTTATAAAGACAGGCTCTTTAAGTTGGCTTAG